A region from the Cygnus olor isolate bCygOlo1 chromosome 24, bCygOlo1.pri.v2, whole genome shotgun sequence genome encodes:
- the LOC121059262 gene encoding uncharacterized protein LOC121059262 isoform X1, translating to MDAPQAVPSRPSLLQLLRGLFGYHRSALGTQGPRAERQEPGTTRDPGSSQGERVSPARRDPGGHQGLYWEPLGDAEREGTELLLGELRELSLEGSLGSSRSCLSAGTSDTELEVVGDGQEAPAGSGAQQDAACGVASAEAFGDKALEMDGLLQGPGAADEDITGSASPELTFSVGFDAEWDKGQLLKADQGAGSSKAELSLWNRLISMNRQHWASHKPHASGSSLGLESEEEPLLEAADSSPATLELRTEPRDALPAYRFSEDRLGETIGCFGRSRVELGASDTGALG from the exons ATGGATGCCCCGCAGGCTGTGCCCAGCCgtccctccctgctccagctcctcagGGGGCTCTTTGGCTACCACCGAAGTGCTCTGGGGACACAGGGGCCCAGAGCGGAGCGCCAAGAGCCGGGCACCACCAGGGACCCTGGCAGCTCGCAGGGAGAGCGGGTCTCGCCTGCCCGCAGGGATCCCGGGGGCCATCAGGGCCTGTACTGGGAGCCCCTGGGGGATGCAGAGAGGGAGGGcacggagctgctgctgggggagctgcgGGAGCTCAGCCTGGAgggctccctggggagcagcaggagctgcctgagcGCTGGCACCAGCGACACGGAGCTGGAGGTGGTTGGTGACGGGCAGGAGGCTCCTGCCGGCAGCGGGGCCCAGCAGGATGCAGCCTGCGGGGTGGCCTCGGCAGAAGCTTTTGGGGACAAAGCTCTGGAGAT GGATGGGCTACTCCAAGGTCCGGGTGCTGCTGATGAAGACATTACTGGCTCTGCAAGCCCCGAGCTGACATTTTCTGTGGGCTTTGATGCTGAATGGGACAAAGGGCAGCTCCTGAAAG CAGATCAGGGTGCAGGATCCTCCAAAGCAGAGCTCTCCCTGTGGAACAGGCTCATCAGCATGAACAGACAGCACTGGGCTTCGCATAAG cctcATGCCTCGGGCAGTTCGCTGGGACTGGAGAGCGAAGAGGAGCCGCTTTTGGAGGCGGCTGACAGCAGCCCCGCGACGCTGGAGCTGCGCACAGAGCCCCGCGACGCGCTCCCTGCCTACAG GTTTTCTGAAGACAGACTGGGAGAAACCATTGGCTGCTTTGGGAGAAGCCGGGTGGAGCTGGGAGCAAGCGACACAGGAGCCCTTGGATAA
- the BAK1 gene encoding bcl-2 homologous antagonist/killer isoform X2: MASGNDGDPPGAHGRWGSNGRRLSQELNSEDQVVQETEEVFRSYAFYRYQQEREESGEEVPLDPEIAEIQQELGSTGSLVGRRLAIIGDDINKRYDAEFRYMLKSLQPTKENAYEYFTTIASSLFESGINWGRVIALLGFGYCMAIHVYQHGITGFLRRIARYVTEFMLRNRIAQWIAQQGGWVAALDLDNVYMKYMLAVVALVMVGHLVVRRFFRP, translated from the exons ATGGCCTCAGGGAACGACGGAGACCCACCGGGGGCCCACGGACGCTGGGGCAGCAATGGGCGCAGGCTGTCACAAGAGCTCAATTCAG AAGACCAGGTGGTTCAGGAGACCGAGGAGGTGTTTCGGAGCTACGCCTTCTACCGCTACcaacaggagagagaagagagcgGGGAAGAAGTGCCCTTGGACCCGGAGATTGCGGAGATCCAGCAAGAGCTGGGCAG CACCGGGAGCCTGGTGGGGAGGCGCCTGGCCATCATCGGCGATGACATTAACAAGCGGTACGACGCCGAGTTTCGCTACATGCTGAAATCCTTGCAGCCCACCAAGGAGAATGCCTACGAGTACTTCACCACGATCGCCTCCAG CCTGTTCGAAAGCGGCATTAACTGGGGCCGGGTGATCGCGCTGCTGGGCTTCGGCTACTGCATGGCCATCCACGTCTACCAGCACGGCATAACAGGCTTTCTCCGCCGCATCGCCCGCTACGTGACGGAGTTCATGCTGCGCAACCGCATCGCCCAGTGGATCGCCCAGCAGGGAGGATGG GTGGCTGCACTCGATCTGGACAATGTTTACATGAAGTACATGCTGGCGGTGGTGGCCCTGGTGATGGTGGGGCATTTAGTGGTACGACGCTTCTTCAGGCCCTGA
- the LOC121059262 gene encoding uncharacterized protein LOC121059262 isoform X2, which yields MDAPQAVPSRPSLLQLLRGLFGYHRSALGTQGPRAERQEPGTTRDPGSSQGERVSPARRDPGGHQGLYWEPLGDAEREGTELLLGELRELSLEGSLGSSRSCLSAGTSDTELEVVGDGQEAPAGSGAQQDAACGVASAEAFGDKALEMDGLLQGPGAADEDITGSASPELTFSVGFDAEWDKGQLLKDQGAGSSKAELSLWNRLISMNRQHWASHKPHASGSSLGLESEEEPLLEAADSSPATLELRTEPRDALPAYRFSEDRLGETIGCFGRSRVELGASDTGALG from the exons ATGGATGCCCCGCAGGCTGTGCCCAGCCgtccctccctgctccagctcctcagGGGGCTCTTTGGCTACCACCGAAGTGCTCTGGGGACACAGGGGCCCAGAGCGGAGCGCCAAGAGCCGGGCACCACCAGGGACCCTGGCAGCTCGCAGGGAGAGCGGGTCTCGCCTGCCCGCAGGGATCCCGGGGGCCATCAGGGCCTGTACTGGGAGCCCCTGGGGGATGCAGAGAGGGAGGGcacggagctgctgctgggggagctgcgGGAGCTCAGCCTGGAgggctccctggggagcagcaggagctgcctgagcGCTGGCACCAGCGACACGGAGCTGGAGGTGGTTGGTGACGGGCAGGAGGCTCCTGCCGGCAGCGGGGCCCAGCAGGATGCAGCCTGCGGGGTGGCCTCGGCAGAAGCTTTTGGGGACAAAGCTCTGGAGAT GGATGGGCTACTCCAAGGTCCGGGTGCTGCTGATGAAGACATTACTGGCTCTGCAAGCCCCGAGCTGACATTTTCTGTGGGCTTTGATGCTGAATGGGACAAAGGGCAGCTCCTGAAAG ATCAGGGTGCAGGATCCTCCAAAGCAGAGCTCTCCCTGTGGAACAGGCTCATCAGCATGAACAGACAGCACTGGGCTTCGCATAAG cctcATGCCTCGGGCAGTTCGCTGGGACTGGAGAGCGAAGAGGAGCCGCTTTTGGAGGCGGCTGACAGCAGCCCCGCGACGCTGGAGCTGCGCACAGAGCCCCGCGACGCGCTCCCTGCCTACAG GTTTTCTGAAGACAGACTGGGAGAAACCATTGGCTGCTTTGGGAGAAGCCGGGTGGAGCTGGGAGCAAGCGACACAGGAGCCCTTGGATAA
- the BAK1 gene encoding bcl-2 homologous antagonist/killer isoform X3, whose product MVWGWVSNFFFFFGLSSSFPSSSPALLASFPRAAPLHSGEEAGRERRGWGSSPGGCVRAPRDPPGPPGPRREPVKLILPSISAMASGNDGDPPGAHGRWGSNGRRLSQELNSEDQVVQETEEVFRSYAFYRYQQEREESGEEVPLDPEIAEIQQELGSTGSLVGRRLAIIGDDINKRYDAEFRYMLKSLQPTKENAYEYFTTIASSLFESGINWGRVIALLGFGYCMAIHVYQHGITGFLRRIARYVTEFMLRNRIAQWIAQQGGWVAALDLDNVYMKYMLAVVALVMVGHLVVRRFFRP is encoded by the exons ATGGTCTGGGGTTGggtttctaatttttttttttttttcggtctctcttcttcttttccctcctcctccccggccCTGCTCGCTTCCTtcccccgcgccgcgccgctgCACTccggggaggaggcaggaagggAGCGGCGGGGAtggggcagctccccgggggGATGCGTTAGGGCTCCCCGcgacccccccggcccccctggACCCCGCCGGGAGCCG GTAAAGCTGATCCTCCCCAGCATCTCTGCGATGGCCTCAGGGAACGACGGAGACCCACCGGGGGCCCACGGACGCTGGGGCAGCAATGGGCGCAGGCTGTCACAAGAGCTCAATTCAG AAGACCAGGTGGTTCAGGAGACCGAGGAGGTGTTTCGGAGCTACGCCTTCTACCGCTACcaacaggagagagaagagagcgGGGAAGAAGTGCCCTTGGACCCGGAGATTGCGGAGATCCAGCAAGAGCTGGGCAG CACCGGGAGCCTGGTGGGGAGGCGCCTGGCCATCATCGGCGATGACATTAACAAGCGGTACGACGCCGAGTTTCGCTACATGCTGAAATCCTTGCAGCCCACCAAGGAGAATGCCTACGAGTACTTCACCACGATCGCCTCCAG CCTGTTCGAAAGCGGCATTAACTGGGGCCGGGTGATCGCGCTGCTGGGCTTCGGCTACTGCATGGCCATCCACGTCTACCAGCACGGCATAACAGGCTTTCTCCGCCGCATCGCCCGCTACGTGACGGAGTTCATGCTGCGCAACCGCATCGCCCAGTGGATCGCCCAGCAGGGAGGATGG GTGGCTGCACTCGATCTGGACAATGTTTACATGAAGTACATGCTGGCGGTGGTGGCCCTGGTGATGGTGGGGCATTTAGTGGTACGACGCTTCTTCAGGCCCTGA